Below is a window of Burkholderia cepacia DNA.
TGAAGTGCGTGCCCACGCGCAGCGGATAGGTCGCTTTCGGCAGGAAGGTTTCGAAGCGCGACACGAACAGGTCGGTGAGCGGCGCCATCGTCTTCGCCCAGCGCGCGGCCTGCGGCAGCGCGCCCTTCAGCGCGAGCCGCTCGAGCTGCGCGGATAGCGCGAGCAACCATGCCCAGCCGTATGGCCGCTCGAAGCCGCTGTTGTGCGGCAGCGCGAGATACGCGCGCTCGCCGGCCACGTTCGCTTCGGTGAAATGCGCATCGACGGTCGCGACGATGCGTTCGGCCTCCGGCAATGCCGGGTACCGTTCGAGCACGCTCAGCACGAGCCAGTAGCCGTGCACGCACGAGTGCCAGTCGTAGCTGCCGTAGAAGATCGGGTGCAGCGCGCGCGGCCCCTGCACGTCGTGCGGGCCTTCGAGCGAATGCGTGAGCTTGTTTGGATATTCGCGGGTCAGGTGCGCGAGCGCGAGCGACGCGAATTTCGAGGCGAGTTCGGGGGTGAGTCGGTCGGTCATGGGCATCTCGTCAGAAGCGGAATACGAACGCATACATCAGCAGCGTGTTCACGGCGAGCAGCAGCACGGCTGTCGGCCACTGCGCCTTGATCACGCCGTTCTTGTCCTTCAGTTCGAGCAGCGCCGCCGGCACGATGTTGAAGTTCGCGGCCATCGGCGTCATCAGCGTACCGCAGAAGCCGCTCAGCATCCCGATCGCGCCCATGATTGCCGGGTTGCCATGGAACTGGTGGACGATCAGCGGCAGGCCGATGCCGGCCGTCATCACGGGAAACGCGGCGAAGCCGTTGCCCATGATCATCGTGAACAGCGCCATGCCGACCGTGTAGGCCGCGACCACCGCGAACGGCGAATCGATCGGCACCCAGTCCCTCACGAGCCCCGACACCACGCCGCCGACGCCCGCGACCGCGAACAACGCGCCGAGCGCCGCGAGCATCTGCGGCAGGATCGCGGCCCAGCCGACCGCGTCCATCGTGTGGCGCGCTTCCTTCAGCGCATGCACCGGCGAATCGCGCAGCATCGCGAGCGCGACGACGAACGCGACGATCGTGCCGAGCACGAGCGAGATCAGCGTCACGCTCTTCGGATCGACGAGCGGCACGAGCTTCAGCGCGAACGTGCCGATCAGCGTGACGACCGGAATCAGCAGCGCGGGCAGGAACAGCCGGTTGCCGAAGCGCTGCGCGAGCGTCTCGCGCCGCACCGCCGCCGCTTCGCCTGCTTCGTCGGACTTGCCGCGCCCGAGCTTGCCCGAGCCCGCGATCACCGCGAGCGCGATCGCGAGGCAGCCCGTCACGAAGTGCGGCAGCAGCGCGCCGAACAGGAACGTGATCGCGTAGATCGCCCAGAACGCGAAATTGACGACGCGTCGCGGGTTCGTGCGGTCCGTCAGGTTGAAGCACGCGAACGCGGCGAACATCAGCCCCGCGAGCGTGTACAGCGATTCGAGGCCGATCATCGCGCACCCTCCTGCTTCACCAGGCCGAAGCCGCGCGTCAGCCGGCGGTCGAGCAGCGCGAGGCGCGTGCAGTGGATCAGCAGCGCGGCGATCGCGGTCGGGATCGCCCACACCGACAGGTGCAGCGGCTCGATCGAAATCCCGTTCTGCTCGAGAAAGCCCTTGATCAGCAGGATCGACTGGATCGCGATGAAGATGTCCTCGCCGAAGAACACGGCGACGTTGTCGACGCCCGACGCATGCGCGCGGATCTGCTGGCGCACCGCCTCGGGCAGCTCGCCGTGCCGGCTGACGGCGGCGGCTTCGGCCATCGGCGCGATCAGCGGCCGCACCATCTGCGCATGGCCGCCGAGCGACGTGAGGCCCAGCGCGGCCGTGGCCTGGCGCAGCACGAAGTACAGCATCAGCACGCGGCCCGTGGTGGCCGCCTGCACGCGCGAAATCATCCGCTTCGCCTGCTCCTTGAGCCCGTTGCGCTCGAGCAGCGCGATCACCGGCAGCGTCAGCCAGATCAGCCCCATGTAGCGGTTTTCGGTGAACGCCTTGCCGAACGCACTGACGATGTCGACGAGATTCAGCCCGCCCGCGAGCCCCGTCGCGAGCCCCGCGATCGTGACCACCAGCAGCGCATTGAAGCGCAGCGCGAAACCGATCACGACGATCGGCACCCCAATCAGCACCAGCATTTCCCCTCCTTGTGTCGGATGCGCGGCACCCAGGCAACGCGCTGCCTGCCCGGTTTCGACCGGGCTCGGACGGCGAAATCTAACACGAGACTTTATCGATAAAAAGTCGACAATTTGCGGCTTCGGGTAAACGTTGAAGCGTGCGGATACCGTGCCCGGGCCGTGTGTCGGCGGTGTTTCATCGGAGGAAACGGCGGCCGGCTCGTCGACCGGCCGGCGCGCGTGGCGGAGCCCA
It encodes the following:
- a CDS encoding DUF2891 domain-containing protein, giving the protein MTDRLTPELASKFASLALAHLTREYPNKLTHSLEGPHDVQGPRALHPIFYGSYDWHSCVHGYWLVLSVLERYPALPEAERIVATVDAHFTEANVAGERAYLALPHNSGFERPYGWAWLLALSAQLERLALKGALPQAARWAKTMAPLTDLFVSRFETFLPKATYPLRVGTHFNTAFALALTLDFARDTQRDGLAALIVDTAKRWHLNDVACQAWEPSGDEFLSPALMEAELMRRVLPAAEFDGWFARFLPDLARGEPATLFEPATVSDRSDGKIAHLDGLNLSRAWCQRALAGALPEGDARRAKLLDAASRHLASALAHVAGDYMGEHWLATFALLALDA
- a CDS encoding DUF979 domain-containing protein produces the protein MIGLESLYTLAGLMFAAFACFNLTDRTNPRRVVNFAFWAIYAITFLFGALLPHFVTGCLAIALAVIAGSGKLGRGKSDEAGEAAAVRRETLAQRFGNRLFLPALLIPVVTLIGTFALKLVPLVDPKSVTLISLVLGTIVAFVVALAMLRDSPVHALKEARHTMDAVGWAAILPQMLAALGALFAVAGVGGVVSGLVRDWVPIDSPFAVVAAYTVGMALFTMIMGNGFAAFPVMTAGIGLPLIVHQFHGNPAIMGAIGMLSGFCGTLMTPMAANFNIVPAALLELKDKNGVIKAQWPTAVLLLAVNTLLMYAFVFRF
- a CDS encoding DUF969 domain-containing protein: MLVLIGVPIVVIGFALRFNALLVVTIAGLATGLAGGLNLVDIVSAFGKAFTENRYMGLIWLTLPVIALLERNGLKEQAKRMISRVQAATTGRVLMLYFVLRQATAALGLTSLGGHAQMVRPLIAPMAEAAAVSRHGELPEAVRQQIRAHASGVDNVAVFFGEDIFIAIQSILLIKGFLEQNGISIEPLHLSVWAIPTAIAALLIHCTRLALLDRRLTRGFGLVKQEGAR